The Leptospira mtsangambouensis sequence GACCTTTAGCATGAAAAACCGCAGGCTCCTATCCCTCACCTTATTTCTATCGGCTTTTGCCCCTACCATTCTTTTGTCTCAAAATTTGAAAATGAAATCTGTCCGGATCTGGGACAGTGAAAAATCCAATTTTAGCGGGTTTCTCGACCTGGAAGTTGTCCAAGGCAAAATTATTTCGATCAAAGAAGGAACCGTAGTTCCTCATCCCAAATACTTACTACCAGGATTTTGTGATGCATCTGTCACAATCGGTTCCAATGGACGAGGGGGAAAAACAAGTCGTGATGAACTTTCCACCTATCTTTTGGGATATTTGGCAGCTGGATTCAGTCATATTGAATCTGTAGGTGACCCAACACTGGTACCTTTACAAAACGAAATCACTAAATCCAAATGGATTTCTCCCATTCTCACACAATCGCAAAAGCCGGCTCTTTACGAAGAATTATCAGCGGGTGAAGGTGGTCTTTACACATCGGGGCTTGTTCTTTCTTTTGATTCCAAACGAAACCGTCACCTCCCGATCTTTCTCAAAGAAGCAGAAAATCGGGGTTTTTCTCAAACAGAACTTTTTGCGAAACGCAGGGAAGGAGAGGAGAAAGGTTACCTTCCCGTTGCTTATACCTTCGCTGACAAAACCAGTTGGGAAGATGCATTGGATACTGGTTATGCAGTCATTTTTCATCCCATGCCTGAAGGAACAAATTTATACCGAGCTCAGAAACGGGATTTCCTTTGGGCGCCAATGTTATCTGTTTTGTATCTCCAAAGTCTTCGGGCAAACCCAGAACAATGGAAGGCTGAGGTTTCTCTTTGGTCTGATCTCCATTCTGTTTTTGGCTCTCGGTGGAAAGATGCACTTGCTGTGAATGCCGAAGAAGAAGAGGGAACGGTTTTCCCTGCCAATTCCTTTTCAGAATACCAGGCCACATTCCAAACAGAAGCTGAGATCAAACGAAATCTTCTTTTTGCAAGTGGGGCTGGCCATTGGGGACTTTTCCCAGGCCAGGCGGCCATTGTGGAGATTCGCCTTTGGGAGTCACTTCTCACCAAACCAAAAGAAAGAAAGTTGGATCCGGTTGCAAACCGACCTGGGTTTTGGGCCTCCCTATTTGGTTCTTTTTCGCAAAACCTTGTCCCAACGAATGCGGATCCTGACTCCTTGCCTCAGATCCGTCGTGAGATCATCCAAACCCTCACTTGGAAAACCTGTTCCTATCTCGGAGCTGACCATGGCGGACGGATTCGCACCGGTGGTCCGGCTCATTTCTCCATTCATAACGAAAATCCTTTGAAACGCGCTTCCGGAATATTTCCAATTGAATCCATGGTATTAGGAGGAAAATTGGTTTATACCCCAAAACCCACCAAGGAAGGAACCGCAAAATGAAAGGCCCATCCTCAGAATTTGAACGTTTATTAGAAGAAAGTTTTAAAAAAAGACAATCCATCGAACCTGGTTCTCGTCATGAAGCTAAGGTAACAGCTGTTAAGAATGATTATGTGTTCATTCGAACATTAGAAAATAAAATCTTAGGAAATATCTCCACAGAAGAATGGCGAGATGAAGTTTTGCCTAAGGTTTCTGATTCACTCGTAGTTTATTTTTTGAAAGAAAACTCGGGAGATTTTTATTTTACTACCTGTTTGTCTGGAGACAACCTAACAGAAGAACATATGGAGATGGCAGCTCAGTATGAAATCCCTGTTCTTGGCCAAATGCTTGTGGAAGCAAACGGTGGATGGGAAGTCAAATTAGGTAGCCATTCTGCCTTTGTTCCGTTTAGCCAATTGGATGTTTCTGTAAAAGGAAAAAATATCGCAGGCAAACGAATCAAATTTGTGATCTCTGAAATTGGGAAAAAACAAAACAAAATTGTTCTGTCTCAGAAAAAAATTGCTGATAAAGAAAGAGAAACCAAAAAACAACTGTTACGTGATGAGTTGAAGGTTGGGATGTTTGTATCCTGTACAGTGAAAAGTATTCATAAATTCGGACTCATTGTGGATATGGATGGTTTTGATGCTTTGGTCCCTCAATCGGAAGCAACTTAC is a genomic window containing:
- a CDS encoding S1 RNA-binding domain-containing protein translates to MKGPSSEFERLLEESFKKRQSIEPGSRHEAKVTAVKNDYVFIRTLENKILGNISTEEWRDEVLPKVSDSLVVYFLKENSGDFYFTTCLSGDNLTEEHMEMAAQYEIPVLGQMLVEANGGWEVKLGSHSAFVPFSQLDVSVKGKNIAGKRIKFVISEIGKKQNKIVLSQKKIADKERETKKQLLRDELKVGMFVSCTVKSIHKFGLIVDMDGFDALVPQSEATYKKNADLTAEFRVGETLRAKILTLDWASNKISLSVKDFLSDPWSGKLPFKESDIVTGTLESIKPFGLFVRLGDDFTGLVPNKETGVPSRTPLNTVFNPGQKLEVFVLEINPEKRQIALSISKAAEAKDRMEYQEYMSKEENPGTVSSFGLALQKSLEKKNKK